The Lycium barbarum isolate Lr01 chromosome 10, ASM1917538v2, whole genome shotgun sequence genome includes a region encoding these proteins:
- the LOC132615140 gene encoding NAC domain containing protein 50-like has protein sequence MEQEGALVLVSAGPVTAAATPKRAVAPPTSLAPGFRFHPTDEELVRYYLRRKACGKPFRFQAVSEIDVYKSEPWELAEYSSLKTRDLEWYFFSPVDRKYGNGSRLNRATGKGYWKATGKDRPVRHKSQTNGMKKTLVFHSGRAPDGKRTNWVMHEYRLTDEELERAGVVQDAFVLCRIFQKSGLGPPNGDRYAPFIEEEWDDDTALLVPGEEAEDDMANGDDARVEGNDLDQDVLAKAPRQSENLLEPRTLSFVCKRERSEEPEPLSLAQSKRSKHDDPSSSLSLAYSKRSTHDDPSSSLSLAQSKRSTHDDPSSSLSLAHSKRSTHDDPSSSLSLAHSKRSMHDDPSSSLSLAQSKRSNHDDPSSSHANGSEDSTTSQQDPPTKMMTTNYSPTLLAFPLLEPLEPKESQPSNTLTFDSSNLEKSVPPGYLKFISNLENEILNVSMERETAKIEVMRAQAMINILQSRIDLLNKENEDLRRHVRGG, from the exons ATGGAGCAAGAAGGAGCACTTGTTTTAGTATCTGCAGGGCCAGTTACGGCTGCAGCTACGCCGAAAAGAGCGGTGGCTCCGCCTACATCGTTAGCGCCAGGTTTCAGGTTTCATCCAACAGATGAGGAGTTGGTCCGGTATTATCTCAGGAGGAAGGCTTGTGGGAAGCCATTTAGGTTTCAAGCTGTTTCTGAAATTGATGTTTACAAATCTGAGCCTTGGGAACTTGCAG AATATTCATCTCTGAAGACCAGAGATCTAGAGTGGTACTTTTTCAGCCCCGTGGATAGGAAGTATGGGAATGGATCTCGGCTTAACCGGGCCACTGGCAAGGGCTATTGGAAAGCTACTGGGAAGGATCGTCCTGTTCGCCACAAGTCTCAGACCAATGGAATGAAGAAAACACTTGTTTTCCATAGTGGTCGAGCTCCCGATGGTAAGAGAACTAATTGGGTAATGCATGAGTACAGACTTACGGATGAAGAATTGGAAAGGGCTGGAGTTGTGCAG GATGCCTTTGTACTTTGTAGAATCTTCCAAAAAAGTGGATTAGGACCTCCTAATGGTGACAGATATGCGCCATTTATTGAGGAGGAATGGGATGACGACACGGCACTTTTGGTTCCTGGAGAAGAGGCAGAGGATGACATGGCCAATGGTGATGACGCACGAGTCGAGGGAAATGACCTTGACCAG GATGTGCTGGCGAAGGCTCCTCGCCAAAGTGAGAATCTGCTTGAACCCCGAACACTGTCATTTGTTTGCAAGAGGGAAAGGTCAGAAGAACCAGAACCCCTCTCTTTAGCTCAAAGCAAAAGATCCAAGCATGACGATCCTAGCTCTAGCCTCTCTTTAGCTTACAGCAAAAGATCCACGCATGACGATCCTAGCTCTAGCCTCTCTTTAGCTCAAAGCAAAAGATCCACGCATGACGATCCTAGCTCTAGCCTCTCTTTAGCTCACAGCAAAAGATCCACGCATGACGATCCTAGCTCTAGCCTCTCTTTAGCTCACAGCAAAAGATCCATGCATGACGATCCTAGCTCTAGCCTCTCTTTAGCTCAAAGCAAAAGATCCAATCATGATGATCCTAGCTCTAGCCATGCAAATGGTTCTGAAGATTCAACCACTAGCCAACAGGATCCACCAACAAAGATGATGACGACAAATTACTCCCCTACCCTCTTAGCATTCCCCTTGTTAGAGCCCCTTGAGCCAAAAGAAAGCCAACCTTCTAACACCCTTACTTTTGACTCCTCCAATCTTGAGAAATCTGTTCCTCCAGGTTACTTGAAGTTCATTAGCAATTTAGAGAATGAGATACTAAATGTCTCCATGGAGAGGGAGACAGCGAAGATTGAAGTGATGAGAGCTCAGGCTATGATCAACATTCTTCAATCGCGTATCGACCTTTTGAACAAGGAGAACGAGGATTTGAGAAGACATGTCCGCGGGGGTTAA